Genomic segment of Anaerolineales bacterium:
CCATCGTTCCTGAAAAAAAAAGACGGCCGGGATTTCTTTCCGGCCGCCGGAGGCTTGCTTCAGTACCCTATGGGTTGCCTAGATGGAGTTGATGATCTGGCTGAAGACGTTGCCAATGGCAGGACCAAGGACCGATAGAATAATGATAATCACGATGGCGACGAGAACAAGGATCAGAGCATATTCCACCAAGCCTTGGCCTTTCTTCTGCAGTTTCTTGAACATGGTTTTTTCCTCCTTTCCTTAAAAATAGGAAAACCCGTAGCTTTTTGGTATTGCTATCATCCTATAGCACTGTATAGTTTACCGTAAAATGGCAATTAATAAAGTGTGCGCAATTATTGCAGGACCATCGTAAGGATTTGAATTATCTGCCGCCTTGGATAAAAGAGGAATATAAATTTTATGGACCATCGCTGTCCGAATTGGTTTTTCCCCTTATTTTTCAGGTTTTTCTTGATGGGGACCGACAATTGGGCTGTGCCCATCCAATAAGGTCGACCAATTAAGTCAAATCGAAGAAATCCGCCGCTCCGGCGGATCCGCGCCAGCCCTGCCCGCTCAATCTGCGTCCTTCCCTCCGCGTTTGGGGGAGAAGTTCAATCCGTCCTTCCCGCGGTCCACCCGGACGGTCTGCCCGGCGCTGATTTCACCCTGCAGGATTTTCATCGCCAGCCCGTCCTGCAGTGCGCGTTGGATGGCGCGCTTGAGCGGCCTCGCCCCGAAGGCCGGATCCCACCCCTGCTCGGCCAGGTGGCGCCGGGCGGCGGGGGTCACCTCCAGCCGGATGTTTTTCTCGGCCAGCAGCACCTCCACCCGCTCCAGTTGGATTTCGACGATC
This window contains:
- a CDS encoding Flp family type IVb pilin — translated: MFKKLQKKGQGLVEYALILVLVAIVIIIILSVLGPAIGNVFSQIINSI